A genomic window from Pasteuria penetrans includes:
- a CDS encoding matrixin family metalloprotease encodes MNYKRQHFIIALTANLSFFMAALPPVTAQENKGGSVNNPVGKDNPTNLGEKNTQNKKNSTKDSTKNSTKNSTKDSTKDSTKDSAKDSTKDSTIKDQQTSEKTVRSIIYVDDDYRKENPNWKQTAQEDIHAGADVTLGKIGKKLEILDVKPYDGIFVSIPGSAPKENQKKDALTRLWSISPSARDSNKPNHNPENITIKYGLGTLKKDANTKGFIRGGRTDQHELGAAAPLNSIIWDTKEPRIVAHETGHAFGLSHDEKNNKNIMYPYISESEITNFDKTQIETMKKHAEETVDHPNSPDTRSQKNNKSTKQNRY; translated from the coding sequence ATGAATTATAAACGACAACACTTTATTATTGCCTTAACCGCAAACCTTTCATTTTTCATGGCAGCCCTCCCCCCAGTAACGGCACAGGAAAACAAGGGGGGATCAGTAAATAACCCTGTAGGTAAGGACAACCCTACGAACCTAGGGGAAAAAAATACCCAGAACAAGAAGAATAGTACCAAGGATAGTACCAAGAATAGTACTAAGAATAGTACCAAGGATAGTACTAAGGATAGTACTAAGGACAGTGCTAAGGATAGTACCAAGGATAGTACCATAAAAGATCAGCAAACCAGCGAAAAAACTGTTCGTAGCATAATATATGTTGATGATGATTACCGTAAGGAGAACCCAAACTGGAAACAGACGGCCCAAGAGGATATTCATGCTGGTGCAGATGTCACTCTCGGAAAAATAGGGAAAAAACTTGAAATTCTGGATGTTAAACCCTATGACGGAATTTTTGTATCTATACCAGGATCTGCTCCGAAGGAGAATCAGAAAAAAGATGCTCTCACTAGACTATGGAGCATTTCCCCCAGCGCTAGGGATTCCAACAAACCCAACCATAATCCCGAAAACATAACAATCAAGTATGGTCTCGGGACGTTGAAGAAAGATGCGAATACTAAGGGTTTTATCCGTGGGGGACGCACCGACCAACATGAACTAGGGGCAGCCGCCCCCCTTAACTCCATCATTTGGGATACAAAGGAACCTAGAATTGTGGCACATGAAACAGGTCATGCCTTCGGTCTAAGTCACGATGAAAAAAATAATAAAAATATCATGTATCCTTATATTAGTGAATCCGAAATCACCAACTTTGACAAAACCCAAATTGAAACAATGAAGAAGCATGCGGAGGAAACTGTGGACCATCCAAACTCTCCTGACACCAGGTCACAAAAAAACAACAAGTCCACTAAGCAAAACCGATATTAG